From Lagenorhynchus albirostris chromosome 10, mLagAlb1.1, whole genome shotgun sequence, the proteins below share one genomic window:
- the LOC132528124 gene encoding LOW QUALITY PROTEIN: Holliday junction recognition protein-like (The sequence of the model RefSeq protein was modified relative to this genomic sequence to represent the inferred CDS: substituted 2 bases at 2 genomic stop codons) gives MDGEVLGEDALPRKLRDSRRRFQRRMQQLIEKYNQPFEDAPVVQMSTLTYETPQGLRIWGGRLIKERNTGQIQGSPVKTDNRTDGPMRIPAGGHELPLPCTQGEDSISSDTDTTLFQEDVVAGNLMPAVPWSPLKNELRRKYLTQVDILLQDEGCLECASYGEGKDTRVTLVPSLASPASPARGYYGGISEESPGGPFQPTSLPREGDALHSCSAGLALVPRGDGISLQGGTGGSSFSSSACSEAEDVCNATLSDLYVGMLHSMSCLLGVRPSCVISTKTFIHQNWSSKRRPRCKSRMDRTSCRGGRRSRRSPQERRPPGSEPAKDVAVLRDRENVLDVSGHKMGLKLGRAFFEVNTPQIHAFASHWKELPRTPQKDHSSLTYXDSNAVYHLDQENRFMTLKXLISPVKIGSRPRVPPGEGGKRYREMEIRFDELHQEYCSNLRKQPCLTYLPGSSAVDVYRGGPASPGSPQGVEAHRPSSPLRRAKAKRLSEAFESLGKGSIREGSCPPKSDSFPSLSKTTSTCSPGRSEQTSDLACQGNDLGGFRKSVSLNKAISVPRVQPPACARDRYDDIKEKFDKLHQKYCQKSLQQTQVPLCTRASPDKASVGVWYQKEDFSGKFHPDSGSQGPLNLSSSPQQSIKSPLGSNTIRAPPSTGFALDASWGHQVPTKRRRLSDPQVCRWWAGPWDISPVGRAIPRPGEEAGSLQVTWEEKKWKEQHIFQDGREK, from the coding sequence ATGGACGGCGAGGTCCTGGGAGAGGATGCGCTGCCGCGGAAGCTCAGGGACAGCCGCCGCCGCTTCCAGAGGCGCATGCAGCAGCTGATAGAGAAGTACAACCAGCCCTTCGAGGACGCCCCGGTGGTGCAGATGTCCACGCTGACCTACGAGACACCCCAGGGATTGCGAATTTGGGGAGGAAgattaataaaggaaagaaatacagGACAAATCCAGGGCTCCCCGGTGAAGACGGACAACAGGACAGATGGACCCATGCGAATCCCAGCTGGAGGTCACGAGCTTCCCTTGCCCTGCACACAAGGTGAGGATTCAATAAGCAGTGATACTGATACAACTTTATTCCAAGAAGATGTGGTTGCTGGTAACTTGATGCCTGCAGTGCCTTGGAGCCCATTGAAAAATGAGCTAAGGAGGAAGTACTTGACACAAGTGGATATCCTGCTGCAGGATGAAGGGTGTTTGGAGTGTGCCAGTTACGGAGAGGGAAAGGACACCCGTGTGACCCTGGTCCCTTCATTGGCCTCACCCGCCAGCCCTGCCCGAGGATACTATGGTGGCATCTCTGAAGAGAGCCCCGGTGGCCCATTTCAGCCAACCTCATTGCCCAGAGAGGGTGATGCTTTGCACTCTTGCTCAGCAGGCCTGGCCCTGGTGCCGAGGGGTGATGGCATCTCCTTACAGGGAGGGACCGGTGGCAGCAGCTTCTCAAGCAGCGCATGCTCTGAGGCTGAGGACGTCTGCAATGCAACACTCAGCGATCTGTATGTGGGCATGCTACACTCCATGAGCTGCCTGCTAGGTGTGAGGCCCTCCTGCGTCATCTCCACCAAGACGTTCATCCACCAGAACTGGAGCTCCAAGCGGAGGCCCAGGTGTAAGAGCAGAATGGACAGAACGAGCTGCAGAGGAGGCAGGCGCTCTCGGAGGAGCCCCCAGGAGAGACGTCCACCCGGCTCCGAACCTGCGAAGGACGTGGCAGTGTTAAGAGATCGCGAGAACGTACTCGATGTTTCTGGCCATAAGATGGGTTTAAAATTGGGAAGGGCTTTTTTTGAAGTAAACACACCCCAGATCCACGCATTCGCTTCACATTGGAAGGAGCTTCCGAGAACGCCTCAGAAGGATCATTCTTCATTGACTTACTGAGACTCCAATGCGGTGTATCATCTTGATCAGGAAAATAGATTCATGACATTAAAGTAGTTGATTTCTCCTGTAAAAATAGGTTCTAGACCCAGAGTACCGCCGGGTGAGGGAGGGAAGCGTTATAGGGAGATGGAAATCAGATTTGACGAGCTTCATCAGGAATATTGCTCGAATCTTAGGAAGCAGCCCTGCCTGACTTACCTTCCCGGCTCCTCGGCTGTGGATGTGTACAGAGGTGGTCCAGCAAGCCCTGGTAGCCCCCAGGGCGTAGAAGCCCACAGGCCGAGTAGCCCTCTCCGcagagcaaaagctaagaggttGAGTGAGGCTTTTGAAAGCCTGGGCAAAGGATCTATCAGAGAGGGTAGCTGCCCACCAAAGAGTGATTCCTTCCCTTCGCTTTCAAAGACCACCTCCACATGTAGCCCGGGCCGCTCGGAGCAGACCTCTGACCTTGCTTGTCAAGGAAATGATCTGGGAGGATTTAGGAAGTCAGTATCACTCAACAAAGCCATTTCAGTACCCAGGGTACAACCTCCAGCCTGTGCCAGGGATCGTTACGatgacattaaagaaaaatttgacaAGCTTCATCAAAAGTATTGCCAAAAATCGCTTCAGCAGACGCAGGTGCCTTTATGTACCAGAGCATCTCCAGATAAAGCAAGTGTGGGAGTTTGGTATCAAAAAGAAGACTTCTCAGGAAAATTCCATCCAGACTCTGGCTCCCAGGGCCCCCTGAACTTGTCATCGTCACCCCAGCAGAGCATTAAAAGTCCCCTCGGCTCAAACACAATTAGGGCCCCTCCATCTACAGGTTTTGCTCTCGATGCCAGCTGGGGCCATCAAGTCCCCACAAAACGACGCCGATTATCAGACCCTCAGGTGTGCAGATGGTGGGCTGGACCCTGGGATATCTCACCTGTGGGCAGAGCCATCCCGAGGCCTGGGGAAGAGGCTGGCTCTTTACAGGTCACCTGGGAAGAGAAGAAGTGGAAAGAACAACACATCTTTCAGGATGGAAGAGAAAAGTGA